In Carassius carassius chromosome 5, fCarCar2.1, whole genome shotgun sequence, one genomic interval encodes:
- the tp53 gene encoding cellular tumor antigen p53 isoform X3 translates to MIWMYSSDLNKLFCQLAKTCPVQMMVDVAPPQGSVVRATAIYKKSEHVAEVVRRCPHHERTPDGDGLAPAAHLIRVEGNSRALYREDEVNLRHSVVVPYEVPQLGAEFTTVLFNFMCNSSCMGGMNRRPILTIITLETHDGQLLGRGSFEVRVCACPGRDRKTEESNFRKDQETKTLGKTPSSNKRSLTKESTSSVPRPEGSKKAKLSGSSDEEIYALQVRGKERYEMLKKINDSLELSDVVPPSEIDRYRQKILTKGKKEKDGQTPEPKRGKKLMVKDEKSDSD, encoded by the exons TACTCCTCTGATCTGAATAAGCTTTTTTGCCAATTGGCGAAAACTTGTCCAGTTCAGATGATGGTGGATGTTGCCCCTCCCCAGGGCTCAGTGGTCAGAGCAACAGCCATTTATAAGAAGTCCGAACACGTGGCTGAGGTGGTCCGTCGATGTCCCCACCATGAGAGAACCCCAGATGGTGATG GATTGGCTCCTGCTGCTCACCTGATTCGAGTGGAAGGAAACTCTCGTGCTCTTTACAGGGAGGATGAAGTCAACTTGAGGCACAGTGTGGTGGTTCCCTACGAAGTTCCTCAA ctgggAGCAGAGTTCACAACagtgttatttaattttatgtgcaACAGCAGTTGCATGGGTGGGATGAATCGCCGGCCCATCCTCACAATCATCACCCTGGAGACTCATGA TGGTCAGTTGCTGGGCAGAGGGTCTTTTGAGGTACGTGTGTGCGCGTGCCCAGGCAGAGACAGAAAAACTGAGGAGAGCAACTTCAGAAAAGACCAGGAGACCAAAACCTTGGGAAAGACCCCCTCTTCTAATAAACGTA GTTTGACGAAAGAGTCAACTTCATCTGTGCCTCGACCTGAGGGCAGTAAAAAGGCCAAACTGAGTGGGAGCAGTGATGAAGAGATTTATGCCCTGCAG GTGAGGGGTAAAGAAAGATATGAAATGCTGAAGAAGATTAATGACAGTTTGGAGTTGAGTGACGTGGTGCCTCCATCTGAAATTGACAGATACCGGCAGAAAAT actCACCAAGGGTAAGAAGGAGAAGGATGGCCAAACACCTGAGCCCAAAAGAGGCAAAAAACTAATGGTTAAAGATGAAAAAAGTGATTCTGATTAA
- the LOC132140514 gene encoding butyrophilin subfamily 1 member A1-like has protein sequence MKSILKGKNYEAPEAALSNTVRAVRWNLPDEGLQAHSSVPSKSTHSPRQKDLKDLHSLQECITFITQWKQEVEHVSRPHSSADEGPNISVHAEPHSLEQCRKLILEWAQELKKVDDLFSEGTWRQQRDASWEQKDNKVDSAKHMEQKIMEWATDLQTVSEHCGVMRQELARFLKQLELKKRKILTLSFLEFITWSLLKQDSQGIVPQLWLLSKQRTWKTETQKYIPNSVWRWISSASVDITLDPMTSHPWLQLSDDKRKVQEALNETEVSYSTQRLDSWPCVLGWEGLISGRYYWEIDIANNGYWHIGVTTASSKSNGRCPMNPSEGFGTIWRSTRQFYACTKPETELPLSLVPKKLGVYLDYEEGQVSFYKVETRSHIFTSVQLHNSEDFHEFPFKWKIMKFGISSDPSGVNVCKVF, from the exons ATGAAGAGTATCCTGAAGGGCAAAA ATTATGAGGCGCCTGAAGCTGCTTTGAGTAACACTGTCAGAGCTGTACGCTGGAATCTTCCTGATGAAGGTCTTCAGGCGCACAGCTCAGTTCCTAGCAAGAGCACTCATAGTCCTAGACAAAAg GACTTGAAGGATCTCCACAGCCTGCAGGAATGCATTACGTTTATCACTCAATGGAAACAGGAGGTGGAACATGTCAGCAGG cctCACTCCAGTGCAGACGAAGGCCCAAATATCAGTGTGCATGCAGAGCCACATAGTCTGGAACAATGCCGCAAACTCATCCTTGAGTGGGCACAGGAGCTCAAGAAAGTTGATGAT TTGTTTAGTGAGGGCACATGGCGACAACAAAGAGATGCATCTTGGGAGCAGAAAGACAACAAGGTGGATTCTGCCAAGCATATGGAGCAGAAGATCATGGAATGGGCTACAGACCTACAGACTGTGTCCGAG CACTGTGGTGTGATGAGGCAAGAATTAGCCCGTTTTCTGAAGCAGCTAGAACTGAAGAAGAGGAAAATCTTGACTCTGTCTTTTTTGGAATTCATAACTTGGTCTCTACTGAAACAGGACAGCCAG gGTATTGTTCCACAGCTATGGCTCCTCAGCAAACAGCGTACCTGGAAAACAG AGACACAAAAGTACATTCCAAACTCAG TATGGAGATGGATCAGCAGTGCTTCAG TGGACATCACACTGGACCCTATGACAAGCCACCCATGGTTGCAGCTCTCTGATGACAAGAGAAAGGTACAGGAAGCTCTGAATGAAACTGAAGTGTCCTACAGTACCCAGCGCCTCGACAGCTGGCCGTGTGTCCTGGGCTGGGAAGGGCTCATTTCCGGTCGGTACTATTGGGAAATTGATATTGCCAACAATGGCTACTGGCATATTGGAGTGACCACTGCATCCTCCAAAAGTAACGGCCGGTGTCCCATGAACCCCTCTGAGGGCTTCGGGACAATATGGAGAAGCACACGGCAGTTTTATGCATGCACCAAGCCAGAGACCGAGCTTCCTCTGTCACTTGTGCCCAAAAAGCTGGGAGTGTACCTGGACTATGAAGAAGGACAGGTGTCTTTCTATAAAGTAGAGACACGCTCACATATCTTTACTTCAGTACAGTTGCACAACTCTGAGGATTTTCATGAGTTCCCTTTTAAATGGAAAATTATGAAATTTGGCATATCCTCAGACCCTTCTGGTGTCAATGTGTGCAAAGTTTTCTGA
- the LOC132141470 gene encoding macrophage-capping protein-like, translating into MLNLRTAQSQFTHEVREPGLYVWRVEKMKAVLLKPSQRGIFYNGDAYIVLGNRGKDGSDLHMWMGEKSSRDEQGACAMLATQLDSFLGGEPVQHRQVQGYESPEFMGLFPKGVSYKEGGVDSGFKNARTRTGPVTHLYQVKGKKNIRAREVELSWGSFNKGDCFILDLGETIVAWRGSKANMFERQKVREIAMLIRDTERNGKAQIIDVTEGEEPLEMVQALGPIPALKDSSTEEDADADITNSASLYKVFNTTGQMILTKLCDKGPFSQELLEKNGCFILDNGSSGKIYIWKGNGANADVKTVALKVADDFITEMNYPRMRTQVEILPQGRESVLFKQFFKSWR; encoded by the exons ATGCTTAATCTGCGGACAGCACAGAGCCAGTTTACCCATGAAGTGCGAGAGCCAGGGCTGTATGTCTGGAGGGTTGAGAAGATGAAGGCCGTGCTCCTTAAACCATCACAAAGGGGAATCTTCTACAATGGGGATGCATATATTGTGCTCGGCAACCGTGGAAAGGATGGAAGTGACCTACACATGTGGATGG GTGAGAAGTCATCCCGGGATGAGCAGGGTGCTTGTGCCATGCTTGCCACTCAGTTGGACAGCTTCTTGGGAGGAGAGCCAGTACAACACCGACAGGTGCAAGGATACGAGTCACCTGAATTCATGGGACTCTTCCCTAAAGGAGTCAGCTACAAG GAGGGTGGGGTGGATTCTGGGTTTAAGAACGCCAGGACCAGGACTGGCCCTGTTACACATCTCTACCAAgtcaaaggaaagaaaaacatccGTGCAAGAGAGGTGGAGCTTAGCTGGGGGAGCTTCAACAAGGGCGACTGTTTTATACTGGACCTTGGAGAG ACTATAGTCGCATGGAGAGGTTCCAAAGCCAATATGTTTGAGCGTCAGAAGGTGCGTGAGATAGCAATGCTGATCAGAGACACTGAAAGGAATGGGAAAGCTCAAATCATTGATGTGACCGAGGGAGAGGAACCACTGGAGATGGTTCAG GCACTTGGTCCAATACCTGCTCTGAAGGACAGCTCAACAGAGGAAGATGCTGATGCAGACATCACTAATTCTGCTTCGCTTTACAAG GTGTTTAATACAACTGGCCAAATGATCTTGACAAAACTATGTGACAAAGGCCCTTTCAGTCAAGAGCTGCTGGAGAAAAATGGCTGCTTCATCCTGGACAATGGATCTAGTGGGAAGATTTACATTTGGAAAG GTAATGGAGCCAATGCGGACGTGAAGACAGTTGCCCTGAAGGTGGCAGATGACTTTATTACAGAAATGAACTATCCCAGGATGAGAACGCAG GTGGAAATTCTCCCTCAGGGACGTGAATCTGTCCTCTTCAAACAGTTCTTCAAGAGCTGGAGATAA